The sequence GATCCGATAAAGGCATTGTCGCCGATGGTAGTCTTGAATTTGTTCTTACCATCGTAGTTGACAGTAATCGTTCCTGCACCGACATTGACATTGCTGCCGATAGTTGCATTACCCAAATAGGTCAAGTGACCTGACTTGGTTCCTTCACCCAGTGTCGAAGCCTTGACTTCCACAAAGTTTCCAACGTGAACATCTTTTTTCAGAAGGCTGTCTGGACGGATATGGGCATACGGACCCACAGTCACTCCTTCTTCGATAACAGACTCTTCAATGTCTGAATTACTGATAACGACATCTGCTGCGATTTTTGAATCACGTACTCGGGTTCCGTTTGTTAAGACAGTCCGCTCACCAATCACTGTTCGACCTTTCAAGACTACATTGGCTTCAATGACAGCTTCTGCACCAATTTCCACATCGATGTCAATATAAGTCGCTTCTGGATTAACAAACGTTACTCCGTTAATCATGTGCTTTTCAGTGATTCTCTTGCGCATGACAGCTTCTGCAGTCGCAAGGGCAATACGGTCATTGACACCGAGACTTTCATCAAAATCTTTGAGGACGTAGGCACCGACCTTCTCGCCTGCCTGACGGAAAATGGAAATAACATCCGTCAAATAGTACTCACCTTGGGCATTATCCGTATTGATGTCCTTAAGGGCTTCAAACAGACGCTTGTTGTCAAAGAGATAAGTTCCTGTATTGATTTCCTTAACTTGTTTTTCAAAATCATTGGCATCTTTTTGCTCCACAATTTTCAAGACTTCGCCGTCTGCATTGCGGATAATACGACCGTAGCCGAAGGGATTATCAGCCTGAGCTGTCAAAATAGTCGCAACGTTTTTGTGGCTGATATGGAAGTTAATCAAGTTTTTCAAGCTCTCGCCTGTAATCAGCGGTGTGTCACCTGCAATAACAAGAGTATGACCTTCTAGACCTGCCAGATCTGGCTCCGCCATCATCACCGCATGCCCTGTTCCCAGCTGCTCAGATTGAAGGGCAAATTCGGATTGTCCTTCTAGGACTTCCTGCACCAATTCTGCCTTGTGGCCCACAATGGTCACTGTTTTAACAGGTGACATAGCGTCAACCGCACGTTTGACATGTTCCAGCATGGAAATACCTGCAACCTTGTGCAAAACCTTTGGCAAATCAGACTTCATGCGGGTACCCTTGCCCGCAGCTAAAATAATGGCGTAGTTTGACATAATCATTCTCGTTTCTTTGCTTATTCTCTCCATTATAGCAAATTTTACGTTTTTTGGAAAATGGTGGACTTGTCCTCCCCACTCCTTGCAAACAGTTTTATAGGCCAAAGGATATAGTCTGATGAATTAGCTTTCAGACAAGAAATTGAGGTGCAGTGCAAGAGGCTGTTCTATGTTGAAAATAAACTTGCGATGCAAGTCACTTTCGTGGACTAAAGTCAGCCAAAAGTAACAAAGTATCAAAGCTAATTCAAATAGCTATACAAAAAAGGAGCCTAAGCTCCTTATAATCTTAATGAAATAGCTGAAACCCTCTTTGGTCATCTGCTCTTGCTTGCTCCGTCAGAGCTTTAAACTCCTCCCAGACAGGGCGTTCTTGGTCTGTAAAACGGAGATTGGCGCCTGGCAAGCTAGCATTAGAAATGGACTGCACAAAGCCTGACAAACTGGTCTCAAGTGCCAATCCTTCCTTACTTGCCACATCTTCCTTGACAAGCTCAAGAGCTGACTGCAATTTCTCCGTCAGTTCTTTGCCGATTGTTTCCTCTTTCCCGGCCAAAATGGGAGAAAGCTGGTCCAATAAATTGATGACACGTTCCTTATCCATAGGAACCTCCTTGTTTAATTTTATATTATTATATTACAAACAACAAAAATAAACAAGCAAGACCTAATTTTTAGGGTAAACCAATTCAAATTCTTCACAGACAACCAGCATATCCTCTGAGAAGGTCAGACCTGCTTCTGCCAGCCAGATTGTGAAAAGTTCTTCGTGGACCTGCCGCCAGTGGATCAGACTTTTCGCTTTTATGTCAGACAAGTCACCTTCCTGACGGAACTCGCCCTCCTTATAGGCATGTTCTTCCGTCACTTGGGAAAAGGGCGTCACATAGACCTTGGTGGTCTGTATAATACACACAGCCTGACCTTGCCCATCGAGAATGATGTCGTAGCCACCAGCCGTCGGGATTTCTTCTCCCTCTACTGCGTAGAGGGCATGGGCAGAGCTGGTCGAGGTTTTGATGCCTCTAGCCACCAATTCAGCCAGTCGATCAGCTTCCGCCCCAAAGGCCCAGGCCTCCGGCTCAGGACCTGCTTGGGAATTGATGGCAAGAAATTCTTGCCAGAGTTGTGTTGGGGTCATGTTTTTTCCTTTCTAGAATACCATTCCTCTCTCGTCAATAAACTCACTTTTTCAGTACGGACTTCATCAATGAGTGGGAAATGCACATCTTCCAAGAGGTATTGGTAAACAAAACCCAGCTTTTCTTGGACACGTAGGGACTTGCTATTTTCTACAAATGCACAACACCAAATCTTATCTAAACTCAACTGGGCAAATCCGTAATCCAGTAAAACTTGACTAGCTTCTGGAATGAGACCCTGTCCCCAAAACGATTGTCCAAGCCAGTAGCCCAGTTCTGCTTCTGAATCTGGCAAATCAAGCCCGCTCTGCTTGCCAATCATGAGGCCAATACTGCCAATGACCTGGCCTGTTTCTTTGAGGACAAGGGCATAGGTTTCTGGTTGACTGAGGACAGTCTTGATGATTTCTCGACTTTCTTCCAGACTTTGATGAACTGGCCAACCTGCTGCGGGTCCTACATCTGGATGAATAGCCTGAGAAAATAAGTCAACTGCGTCTGACTCGCTCCAAGGACGGAGCAAAAGACGATTGGTTTCTAACATCATAAAATTTCCTCGCTACTTCAAACTCCAGCCACCGTCAATGGTGATAATCTGGCCTTGCATGGAGGCCAGTTTGCCAGTAGCCAGCATGAAGGTCAGCTCTGCGATTTCGATAGGCTGAGTCCAGCGTCCGATAGGGGTCTGGTCTGCCACCCAGTCCGCCAGACCGCCAGGCTCAAAGTCCTTCTGGGTCATTCCTGTCTGGACAGCACCAGGAGCGATGCCAAAGACCTGGACCTTGTCCTTGGCATAGTCCAGTGCCAACTGCTTGGTAAAACCGGCCAAAGCGTGCTTGGAGGCGGTGTAGGCTGAGCCCCCTCCACCTGCTAGACTGGAGGCAATGGAGCACATATTGATAATGATGCCCGCCTGTCTGTCCACCATTTGTTGCAGATAAGGGCGGGTTAGTCTTGTCACCGCGAAAAAATTCACCGCAAAGATGCGAGCTAATTCTTCCTCCTCAATATCTAGGTGGGGGCGGTAATCGTCTAGAATGCCTGCGGTATTACAGAGAGCATCAACTGTCTGGCACCAGGAAAAGACTGGGGATAAATCACCAGTTAGGTCTAGTTGTAGAAAGTGGAAATCGCCTGACAAATCAGGCTTGCTGGCCTGATCAATCCCGTAGACACGCCAGCCATTTTCCAAAAAAATCTCCGCCTGCGCTAGTCCAATGCCGCTGGAAACGCCGGTGATGAGGGCTGTCTTAGTCATGGACTTCCACCCAGTCGGTCGCAAGGACATCGCAAGGGGTCGGGCTCCACATGGAGAAACCTTCGCCCTCGCCTGTCACGTTGATGAGGAAATAAGGCGTCGCCTCCAGCTTTTGCCCGTGGACCTCAATGGTGTCGAAGAGCTGGACGTAGTTCTCCGCTCCGCCCCAACCTGTGCGAACGTACTTTTTCTTGGCCTTCAAGCCTGGTAAAATCTCTTCAAATGTCATGGTTTGCTCCTTTGTTTTTCTTTATTATACCAAAAAATCAGACCACTCTAAAGAGTTGTCTGATCGTATTTCTACCCCACATTCTCCTTTTTCAATAGGAAAAATGTGCCTGCAAGTGTTGAGAAAAAGGCAAGAACCATAAAGATCAGAGGCAACCAACCTGTCCAATCCCGCGGTCCATAGCCAAACTGGCTGGCCAGCAGCTGACTAAAGCCGCTGAGCACCGTTAGCACATAGGCTGGAATCAAGGTATCTACAATTGCAGACTTACTGCGATAGTAGAAGAGACCAGCTACGATCCCTAGAATCACCAAAAGACTGGCCCACAAGGGCAGGGGAATCCCCTCATAAAACTGCCGACTAATCCAAAAACGCAAGACAATCAACCCCACAAAGCTAAGCCCCCAAGTCCCCATCAGCAGATAGGACTTGATTTTTGACCGTTCATAGACTAGGTTCTTTAGGATGAAAAAAGCAGAGCTGGGTAAAATGAGCGCCAGAACCAAATCGCACAGCAAGCCCCGCCATTCTACCACCATCTCACCGCTCACCCCAAATACACCTAAGAAAAACCAACTAATATAGACAAGGGAAATCAATCCTGTTAACCGCAAACCATAGTACCAGCGAATGGACGGTAAGTCAGACAAGAGTTCATCCGCCATCTGCTTGCTATCTTTACCCAAAAAATCCTCTGCTGACTGACCGTCTGCCTGGGCATCCAAGACATCTTGGTAGATTGAAAGCAAGAGTTCGGTCGCCTTTTCCTCCTGCTCATGAAAGGCTGATGCCAACATCAAGTAAGCATGGAGCTTACGCATATAGGCCTTGTTTTCCTTGGTCAACTTCCCCTGTAAACTACTAATAGCATTCAAATATTCCTGTTGCTTGTTCATCTTACTTCTCCTTTCTCACCAACAAAACTGCAGTTCCAATCCAAAAGGCCATAGCTGGAAGAATCACCAACATCAGATTGAACCAAACTGGAACAGCCATGACCATATTTACCACACCGCCAACAATCATAAAGAGATAGGTCGGTAAAAAGACATAGCGGACTAATTTTTCCTTTTGGAAAAATAGCAGAGCGAGACCGAGCAAGGTGAGTGGTACTAGAAGCCCCCAGCCAGTCAAGACTAGGTCAGGTTCCTTGGGCATTGCCCAGAGACGAAGTCCACAAATCACGAGAAAAAGAAGGGGGATGCAGAGAAAACTTGCCCAAACCTTGATTTTGCTGGTCTGGTAAATCAAACCGCGAATGATGAGGAAAATCCCAGCGGGGAGGAGGAGGCTAAGTACCGCGTCGCAGATCAGGTCCAGCCAGTTGAGGGAGATGGTTCCTGTCCCTGCAAAATCCATCAGCCATTGGCTACCTAGATAGATGACCAGCATGAGGCCACTCAGGTTTGCGACTTCCCTGAAACCAATCGGAGGGAGGTAGCTGAGTAGGTCATCCGCCATCTGCTTACTATCTTTACCCAGAAAATCCTCCGCCGAAAGCCCGTCTTTTTGGGCTTCAAGAACATCTTGGTAAATGGATAAGAGCTGGGCAGTCACTGCTTCTTCCTGCCTGTGAAAGACAGAGGCAATCATCATGTAGCCATTGATACGGCCCATGTATTCCTTGTTTTCCTTGGTCAGCTGGTTTTCAATCACTTCAATCTGCTTGCGGTATTCCATTTGTTTGCTCATCCTACTCTCCTTTCAATCGCTGAACCTTTTGAACCAATTCCGTCCATTGGCTCCAAAAATCTTCTAGATAAGCCTTTCCCTGGTCTGTCAGATAAAAATACTTCCTATCAGGTCCATCTGGTGATGGCTTGTTCTGACTAAGAATCAGGCTATTTTTTTCTAACTTCTGAAGGAGGGGATAGACTGTCCCTCCGACCATGTTTTCAAAGCCCTGATTTCTCAACTCCTGAACTAGCTCATAACCGTAAATTTCCTTCTGGCTGATGATTTGCAATACACAGCCATCCAGGACCCCCTTGAGCATCTGGGTTTCTTTCATAAGTCCTCCACTTCCTCTGCAAAAAATCCAAACAGCAAGCCTGATGCTAACATGATGCCTAAGATCAAAATAGAATCCAAGGCCCAACCTGTTATAATCGCCGTCACAAGCGTGATACCTGCTAGTTTCCAATTTTCCCGACTTTTCTTATCCAGTTTCATACTGCCTCCCTACCTAGTTTGTAATACCGACTAGTCTGATAAAAATAAAAGTGATTTTTTTGTCTTCTATCACTAGTTTGTTTTACCTATTAGCTTTGTATCTATAGTGTAACACAAGGTAGCTAGTATGTAAAGCAAAATAGTGGAAACTATTCAAAAAATAAAAAAACTTGGGTTTCCCCAAGTTTTAGGAAATAATCTGTTTATAAGAACGGGTTGTGATCGCATAAACCATCAAGTAAACTAGAAAATAACCGCCACAGATAGCCACTGTCACCTGCATCATAAGTCCTGCATTGACCACTCCGATAGACAACAAGATAGACGATAGCATCTTGTAGGCAAAGGCAAGATGAACAAAGGCAAGTAGGATAGGCAGGAAAAAGACGGTCAGCAACTGCTTGCGAACGGACTGTCTGGTCTGATCCTCATCCAGACCAACCTTGGTCATGATGACGAAGCGATCTCTGTCTTCGTAGCCTTCTGAAATCTGTTTGAAGTAAATCACCAGCACCACCGCCATCAAAAAGATGAGTGATAGCAAGAGGCCGATGAAGAAAAGTGATCCTGCAAAACTGAAGAAACCACGCATGGCATAGGCACGATAGGCGAGACTAATCGAGTTGGTACCATCTGGAAGAATATTAGAGCTCCACAGTTCGCTTTCAAAAGTACCGGATAAGAAGATCTCCTGGCTACTTACTTGTTCTTCTTCTGATAGACTGCTTTCAAAGCCCATATAATAGCGATTCTCAGCTTGATTTTCAAATATCGTCAGATCTTGAACCACAATGACTAAGTACTGACTGACATTAAAAGACATATGGTCAGGCAGATGACCCAAGGTCACATTCTTAGGCAAGACTTGGGCAACTTCCATCTCCTTTTCATCAAAGGTAAGGGTTTGACCAGCTTGATACTGGACTCCCTTACTGTAGATGGCTACTTGGTCTCTTGCCAACTGGAGTGCCTCTCCAGTCATCTTTTCATAGGTGGCTTGATCAAGGATAAAACCAACACCCAGGTCAGAGAAATCTACGCTAGCGGCATCTTCAACCGTAAAAAATCTTACTTGCTGATTTGTCACCTCAGTAAAAGAGGCTTGCTGGTAAGGATAGACCACCTTACTTTCAATAGGAATATCCTTCTCTTCTAAGATAGCTTCCGCCCACTCCTCCACTTGTGTTTTTGAAGCGGTTGGTTGCATTCCAACATCGATCGAATAATCATTTGGATTTTGATTGGCAATATAATCTTTGCCACCGATGTAAATACTGAGACCGCCAACCATGGTTACCAAGAACATACTGGAGAGGATGGTAATGGTCGCAAGGCCCAGAGCATTTTTCCGCATACGGAAAATCAAGTTGGATACAGAAATAAAATTCTCAGGCTTGTAGTAATAGGTCTGACGCTGTTTTAGCCAGTTTAAGAGACTGATAACACCTGATTGGAAAAGCA is a genomic window of Streptococcus sp. 29896 containing:
- a CDS encoding DUF2829 domain-containing protein, giving the protein MTFEEILPGLKAKKKYVRTGWGGAENYVQLFDTIEVHGQKLEATPYFLINVTGEGEGFSMWSPTPCDVLATDWVEVHD
- a CDS encoding PadR family transcriptional regulator is translated as MKETQMLKGVLDGCVLQIISQKEIYGYELVQELRNQGFENMVGGTVYPLLQKLEKNSLILSQNKPSPDGPDRKYFYLTDQGKAYLEDFWSQWTELVQKVQRLKGE
- the glmU gene encoding bifunctional UDP-N-acetylglucosamine diphosphorylase/glucosamine-1-phosphate N-acetyltransferase GlmU codes for the protein MSNYAIILAAGKGTRMKSDLPKVLHKVAGISMLEHVKRAVDAMSPVKTVTIVGHKAELVQEVLEGQSEFALQSEQLGTGHAVMMAEPDLAGLEGHTLVIAGDTPLITGESLKNLINFHISHKNVATILTAQADNPFGYGRIIRNADGEVLKIVEQKDANDFEKQVKEINTGTYLFDNKRLFEALKDINTDNAQGEYYLTDVISIFRQAGEKVGAYVLKDFDESLGVNDRIALATAEAVMRKRITEKHMINGVTFVNPEATYIDIDVEIGAEAVIEANVVLKGRTVIGERTVLTNGTRVRDSKIAADVVISNSDIEESVIEEGVTVGPYAHIRPDSLLKKDVHVGNFVEVKASTLGEGTKSGHLTYLGNATIGSNVNVGAGTITVNYDGKNKFKTTIGDNAFIGSNSTIIAPVTVGEAALLAAGSTITKDIPKDAIGVGRGRQENKEGYAIRFPFHPSQK
- a CDS encoding GNAT family N-acetyltransferase; this encodes MMLETNRLLLRPWSESDAVDLFSQAIHPDVGPAAGWPVHQSLEESREIIKTVLSQPETYALVLKETGQVIGSIGLMIGKQSGLDLPDSEAELGYWLGQSFWGQGLIPEASQVLLDYGFAQLSLDKIWCCAFVENSKSLRVQEKLGFVYQYLLEDVHFPLIDEVRTEKVSLLTREEWYSRKEKT
- a CDS encoding ABC transporter permease, translated to MLGLTFRLGLTNLKKNRRLYFPYALMTILSTAIAYIFASLAFHPDLGQVKGANGVIQVLGFGMIVVMLAVAIMVFYANSFVMKQRSKEFGVYSILGLEKKHLLLMTFLENLVFSVGTILSGLLLGLALDKLFYALLLKAMQMPVVLASTFQLKSLVTVLIYLFGIFALVSLFNIGKLGLTDSLKLVQGKKRGDKKTGFLWLQTLLALILLGAGYAIAQLVTSPLTAIPSFFGATLLVIFGTYLLFQSGVISLLNWLKQRQTYYYKPENFISVSNLIFRMRKNALGLATITILSSMFLVTMVGGLSIYIGGKDYIANQNPNDYSIDVGMQPTASKTQVEEWAEAILEEKDIPIESKVVYPYQQASFTEVTNQQVRFFTVEDAASVDFSDLGVGFILDQATYEKMTGEALQLARDQVAIYSKGVQYQAGQTLTFDEKEMEVAQVLPKNVTLGHLPDHMSFNVSQYLVIVVQDLTIFENQAENRYYMGFESSLSEEEQVSSQEIFLSGTFESELWSSNILPDGTNSISLAYRAYAMRGFFSFAGSLFFIGLLLSLIFLMAVVLVIYFKQISEGYEDRDRFVIMTKVGLDEDQTRQSVRKQLLTVFFLPILLAFVHLAFAYKMLSSILLSIGVVNAGLMMQVTVAICGGYFLVYLMVYAITTRSYKQIIS
- a CDS encoding ASCH domain-containing protein → MTPTQLWQEFLAINSQAGPEPEAWAFGAEADRLAELVARGIKTSTSSAHALYAVEGEEIPTAGGYDIILDGQGQAVCIIQTTKVYVTPFSQVTEEHAYKEGEFRQEGDLSDIKAKSLIHWRQVHEELFTIWLAEAGLTFSEDMLVVCEEFELVYPKN
- a CDS encoding 3-oxoacyl-ACP reductase; the encoded protein is MTKTALITGVSSGIGLAQAEIFLENGWRVYGIDQASKPDLSGDFHFLQLDLTGDLSPVFSWCQTVDALCNTAGILDDYRPHLDIEEEELARIFAVNFFAVTRLTRPYLQQMVDRQAGIIINMCSIASSLAGGGGSAYTASKHALAGFTKQLALDYAKDKVQVFGIAPGAVQTGMTQKDFEPGGLADWVADQTPIGRWTQPIEIAELTFMLATGKLASMQGQIITIDGGWSLK